The following proteins are encoded in a genomic region of Ictalurus furcatus strain D&B chromosome 6, Billie_1.0, whole genome shotgun sequence:
- the gcgb gene encoding glucagon b produces MKSIQYLAGLLLLIIVQSSWQIPIDDTEENSSVMLEDTLLNNPSYMKRHSEGTFSNDYSKYLETRRAQDFIQWLMNSKRSGSHTRRHADGTYTSDVSSYMQDQAAKEFVSWLKMGRGRRE; encoded by the exons ATGAAGAGCATCCAGTATTTGGCTGGACTTTTACTCCTCATCATTGTACAAAGCAGTTGGCAAATTCCCATCGATGACACAGAGGAAAATTCCAG TGTAATGTTAGAAGATACGCTACTCAATAATCCATCCTACATGAAGAGGCACTCAGAAGGAACATTCTCAAATGATTACAGCAAATATCTGGAGACCAGAAGAGCTCAGGATTTCATACAGTGGTTGATGAACTCAAAGAGAAGTGG TTCCCACACAAGACGGCATGCAGACGGCACATACACCAGCGATGTGAGCTCATACATGCAGGACCAGGCAGCCAAGGAGTTTGTGTCCTGGCTGAAAATggggagagggagaagagagtAG